In one Cottoperca gobio chromosome 12, fCotGob3.1, whole genome shotgun sequence genomic region, the following are encoded:
- the rai14 gene encoding LOW QUALITY PROTEIN: ankycorbin (The sequence of the model RefSeq protein was modified relative to this genomic sequence to represent the inferred CDS: deleted 1 base in 1 codon) has translation MPITAHHRMERHLVNEWNKNDERLLAAVEHGEVEKVAPLLAKKGASAVKLDSEGKSALHLAAARGQTDCLSVILAHGADLSITDAAGFNPLHLAAKNNHVECCKKLIQSKCPVDAVDGSGKAALHHAAASGNIQTVQLLCELKSPINLKDADGLTPLLLSAKHIHVEVCCTLLDCGAEINTFDNSGRTALMLATESNAVSVVEVLIQRGANLSAVDSQGHDVVHYAKLSGNSEIKTALTAALNSHQVSDEKSPRSPQHDQVAKLSDERITTPKKRKAPPPPISPLQSSGPSSPSVLTSTGTPGSNTSDTPKRFNYKEDEVKGTTLRAELEKLHEERNMLLETIEDLKQSVEQTVTCPELDTKVEHSFTASAALVSALQAKITALTLEKQQLASKLKKRPSRQGSEDLKDTSRPNSMASNSSFHSTQDEFESLPQVEREDGSGGVSLGQDEEEGKEEIRLLRQALESVQVKLLETRKENRSLQAKLKPEQCGEREEDESVREKGSEEELMESLAELQAKLTDTQEKYHQAVEEVEELRVQIGRGGGELMEKQEVQRRASSTLEHEVKQLRALLVQSGSEQEKAAHRIRQLEEAQRSVKEKEQRTAQIEELHKEAQEEIRMLQEALRGTVPVEAAAKDFEEMKAELNEVNAGLQRRLLELSHSYSETKSQLSAAQKQLAESSAASSPSSEQQQDQVLINKVEELQTLLAETEKKHSASQEEISLLRQEAEAQAQSSVSLADHTQVMSSLGNAIKELESQSEALKEQLHQKVLQMEALQNRLSAEKDVTPDDSVSRVEYETTQRQLEGEANHLTQLLQGALRKQDEMALEAAEAWQKARDNRAELEALQELVMSREKENQMLTTRLAESQDAVCQLKQLVENHVASEREKNKRIDDLSREVGKLKDALNSLSQLSYSAGSPSKRQQQNQQLNQQLETTQQQIKQLQYQLAESKKQHHEIVSVYRMHLLYAVEGQMDEDVQKALKQILMMCKMPSQAKEAC, from the exons ATGCCCATCACTGCTCATCACAGAATGGAAAGGCACCTG GTCAATGAGTGGAACAAAAACGACGAGCGCCTGCTTGCTGCA GTGGAGCATGGCGAGGTGGAGAAGGTCGCACCGCTTCTCGCCAAGAAAGGTGCCAGCGCTGTAAAGCTGGACAGCGAGGGCAAATCAGC TCTTCATTTGGCAGCTGCACGTGGACAGACAGACTGCCTATCTGTCATCCTGGCCCATGGAgctgacctgtcaatcacagatGCTGCAG GTTTCAACCCGTTACACCTGGCTGCCAAAAACAATCACGTCGAGTGCTGCAAAAAGCTCATTCAG AGTAAATGTCCCGTCGATGCAGTAGACGGTTCAGGAAAGGCTGCTCTACATCACGCTG CTGCCAGCGGGAACATCCAGACCGTCCAACTGCTGTGTGAACTCAAAAGTCCCATCAACCTAAAAGATGCA GACGGGCTCACCCCTTTGCTGTTGTCAGCAAAACACATTCATGTTGAGGTGTGCTGCACTTTGCTGGACTGCGGTGCTGAAATCAACACTTTTGACAACAGTGGCAG GACAGCCTTGATGCTGGCCACAGAGTCCAACGCCGTTTCTGTTGTTGAAGTCTTAATCCAGCGAGGAGCAAATCTGTCGGCTGTAGATTCACAAGGCCATGATGTCGTACACTACGCCAAGCTGTCGGGCAACTCTGAGATCAAAACTGCCCTTACTGCTGCCCTGAACAGCCATCAGGTCTCAG ATGAAAAGTCTCCTAGAAGTCCTCAG CATGATCAAGTAGCTAAACTAAGTGATGAAAGGATCACAACTCCCAAAAAACGAAAAGCACCTCCACCTCCTATTAGCCCACTGCAG AGCTCTGGgccctcttctccttctgtccttACCTCCACTGGGACCCCTGGATCCAACACAAGTGACACTCCCAAAAGATTCAACTACAAG GAGGATGAGGTTAAAGGAACGACACTGAGAGCAGAGCTTGAGAAGCTCCATGAGGAGAGGAACATGTTGCTGGAAACAATCGAAGACCTGAAGCAGTCGGTGGAACAGACGGTGACCTGTCCCGAACTGGATACAAAG GTCGAGCACAGTTTTACAGCATCCGCAGCTCTGGTTTCTGCTCTGCAAGCCAAGATTACTGCTCTTACTTTGGAGAAACAGCAACTTGCAAGCAAACTCAAG AAACGTCCCTCCCGCCAAGGAAGCGAGGACCTGAAGGACACCAGTCGTCCAAACAGCATGGCCTCCAACTCCTCCTTCCACTCCACCCAGGATGAGTTTGAGTCACTGCCACAAGTGGAAAGGGAAGACGGTTCAGGCGGAGTTTCTCTCGGGCAGGACGAAGAAGAGGGCAAAGAGGAGATCCGGCTGTTGAGACAGGCGCTAGAGAGCGTTCAAGTGAAACTGCTCGAAACCAGGAAGGAAAACCGCTCTCTTCAGGCCAAGCTGAAACCTGAGCAATgcggagaaagagaggaggatgaaagcGTGAGGGAGAAAGGAAGCGAGGAAGAGTTGATGGAGAGTCTCGCAGAGCTTCAGGCGAAGCTGACAGACACTCAGGAGAAATACCACCAAgctgtggaggaggtggaggagctgagGGTGCAGATaggaaggggaggaggtgaGCTGATGGAGAAACAGGAGGTCCAGAGACGCGCATCATCCACACTTGAACATGAAGTAAAACAGCTGAGGGCCCTGCTTGTCCAATCGGGATCTGAGCAGGAGAAAGCAGCTCATCGAATcagacagctggaggaggcgCAGAGGAGTGTAAAGGAGAAAGAACAGAGGACTGCACAGATTGAGGAGCTGCACAAGGAGGCGCAAGAGGAGATTAGGATGCTCCAG GAGGCTCTGAGAGGCACAGTGCCAGTTGAAGCTGCAGCCAAAGACTTTGAAGAAATGAAGGCTGAGCTAAACGAGGTAAACGCTGGGTTGCAGCGTCGTTTGCTGGAACTCTCCCACTCCTACAGTGAAACCAAGAGTCAGCTTAGTGCTGCACAGAAACAGCTGGCGGAGAGCAGCGCAGCCTCATCTCCCTCCTCAGAACAGCAGCAGGACCAGGTGCTGATCAACAAGGTAGAGGAGCTACAGACGTTGCTAGCtgagacagagaagaagcacTCTGCTTCTCAAGAGGAGATTTCACTGCTGAGGCAGGAGGCAGAAGCTCAGGCACAGAGCTCTGTGTCCCTGGCCGACCACACACAGGTGATGTCATCTCTGGGAAATGCCATCAAAGAGTTGGAAAGCCAGTCGGAGGCCCTGAAAGAGCAGCTACATCAGAAAGTCTTGCAGATGGAGGCTCTTCAGAACAG GCTGTCGGCAGAGAAAGATGTCACCCCAGATGATTCAGTCTCTCGCGTGGAGTACGAGACCACACAACGGCAACTGGAAGGTGAGGCGAACCACCTGACGCAGCTCCTTCAGGGGGCCCTCAGGAAGCAGGACGAGATGGCTCTGGAGGCTGCTGAAGCATGGCAGAag GCACGGGACAACCGTGCAGAGCTGGAGGCCCTGCAGGAGCTGGTGATGTCGAGGGAGAAGGAGAACCAGATGCTGACCACCAGACTGGCCGAGTCCCAGGATGCTGTGTGTCAGCTCAAACAGCTGGTGGAGAACCACGTTGCctctgagagagaaaagaacaagAGG ATCGATGACCTATCACGGGAGGTGGGGAAGTTGAAGGATGCCTTAAACAGCCTATCACAGCTCTCCTACAGTGCTGGCTCTCCCTCAAAGAGACAGCAGCAAAACCAGCAGCTAAACCAGCAGCTGGAGACGACGcagcaacaaatcaaacaacTACAATACCAGCTAGCT GAGTCAAAGAAGCAACACCATGAGATAGTGTCAGTCTACAGGATGCATCTCCTCTATGCTGTCGAG GGTCAGATGGACGAGGATGTCCAGAAAGCCTTGAAACAGATCCTGATGATGTGCAAGATGCCAAGCCAAGCCAAGGAGGCCTGCTAA